From the Acetobacter aceti genome, one window contains:
- a CDS encoding nucleoside triphosphate hydrolase, giving the protein MAISGIIIAVVGSDGSGKSTVGTELLAWMRKTQPTALCHLGKQSGELGRAIARLPFVGKKADRRIVKVTNGTRQNRKIGFFPAAVMFALSMRRVIRFRRMLRLHRQGVCILTDRYPQVAVPGPMDGPSLTFSPRNSSVVQFLTMQERGLYDWMASYVPDLVIRLNVDLETAISRKPDHRQASLERKIADVPRLSFNGAPILDLDATEPLDVVLEKARNGIREAIIRHQAQAMDGQPAC; this is encoded by the coding sequence ATGGCGATCTCAGGCATCATCATCGCTGTCGTCGGTTCGGACGGGAGCGGCAAATCGACTGTTGGTACAGAGTTGCTGGCATGGATGCGCAAGACGCAGCCAACCGCCCTCTGCCATCTCGGCAAGCAGAGCGGGGAACTGGGGCGGGCAATCGCGCGCCTCCCGTTTGTCGGAAAGAAAGCAGACCGCAGAATCGTCAAGGTCACCAACGGCACCCGTCAGAACCGAAAGATCGGGTTTTTCCCGGCTGCGGTCATGTTTGCGCTCTCCATGCGTCGCGTCATACGTTTCCGCCGCATGCTCAGGCTACACCGGCAGGGTGTCTGCATCCTGACGGATCGCTATCCGCAGGTCGCCGTGCCGGGACCGATGGATGGACCAAGCCTGACCTTTTCTCCACGCAACAGTTCTGTCGTGCAGTTCCTGACGATGCAGGAAAGAGGTCTTTATGACTGGATGGCCAGCTACGTACCCGATCTGGTGATCCGGCTGAACGTCGATCTTGAGACCGCCATCTCCCGCAAACCCGACCATAGACAGGCCTCGCTGGAACGCAAGATCGCCGATGTTCCCAGACTGAGTTTCAACGGCGCGCCAATTCTGGATCTGGATGCGACCGAGCCTCTGGACGTTGTGCTCGAAAAAGCCAGAAACGGCATCAGGGAGGCCATCATCAGACATCAGGCGCAGGCTATGGATGGGCAGCCAGCATGTTGA
- a CDS encoding lipopolysaccharide biosynthesis protein, which produces MKNWFNDGILRSIVRKAGQLASTKLLGGIIGLLGLVCTGRGLSADLFGTVMLIHAYALGASALTKSQSWQMIIRYGAPALTQGNTLPARLAIRFACAVDAVAGIIGMIGAILALFFFGTKFGVRQEHIPLAIAYCTLIPTMSCATPAGVLRLLDRFDLLSIQQIATPLMRSFGAVTAWTLGLGMPAYLLSWYIADLAGDLVLWAMAFIVLDHHRMLDAMRPSLFDAPRRLPKVWSFIWTTNLNTTLAVGKEPISNVIVGGMLGPAAVGVYKIATSVINSATKPATLMEKGFYPEIMRLDPHSTRPWKLALKTGFLAGCIGLAVALAIMLLGHPVVSLFGKKYRESASLLIMMAPALVITLSAFPMESLLYMSGRPKALFYSHIVGTGAYIAALVYMTRHFGLYGAGAAFIVGPLLLSLCSLIPTLYCFFNRRSIILPTPVQLAADDAEMEEEALAES; this is translated from the coding sequence GTGAAAAACTGGTTTAATGACGGAATATTACGGTCCATCGTCCGAAAAGCAGGACAACTTGCTTCCACCAAGCTGCTTGGCGGTATCATCGGGCTTCTCGGGCTGGTCTGCACAGGACGCGGGCTGAGCGCCGATCTGTTCGGCACGGTCATGCTGATTCATGCCTATGCGTTGGGTGCGTCGGCCCTGACGAAATCCCAGAGCTGGCAGATGATCATCCGCTACGGCGCTCCGGCCCTGACCCAGGGCAACACCTTGCCGGCACGCCTCGCCATCCGGTTCGCCTGTGCGGTTGACGCCGTGGCGGGCATCATCGGCATGATCGGCGCCATACTGGCGCTGTTCTTTTTCGGCACGAAATTCGGCGTCAGACAGGAGCATATTCCGCTCGCCATCGCCTACTGCACGCTGATCCCCACCATGTCCTGCGCCACGCCCGCCGGCGTGCTGCGCCTGCTGGATCGCTTTGACCTGCTCAGCATTCAGCAGATCGCCACCCCTCTGATGCGCTCATTTGGCGCTGTCACGGCGTGGACCCTCGGGTTGGGCATGCCTGCCTATCTTCTGTCCTGGTATATCGCGGATCTTGCCGGTGATCTTGTCCTGTGGGCAATGGCTTTCATTGTGCTTGACCACCACAGAATGCTCGATGCCATGCGGCCCAGTCTTTTTGACGCTCCACGCCGCCTGCCGAAAGTCTGGAGCTTCATCTGGACGACCAACCTGAACACCACGCTGGCTGTGGGCAAGGAACCGATCAGCAACGTCATCGTCGGCGGCATGCTGGGGCCGGCAGCGGTTGGCGTCTACAAGATCGCTACTTCCGTAATCAATTCGGCGACCAAACCCGCCACTCTGATGGAGAAGGGCTTCTATCCGGAAATCATGCGACTTGATCCGCACAGCACCCGTCCCTGGAAGCTGGCGCTGAAAACCGGATTTCTGGCAGGGTGCATTGGACTGGCTGTTGCCCTTGCAATCATGCTGCTCGGTCACCCGGTCGTCTCGCTCTTCGGAAAGAAATACCGGGAGTCGGCCAGTCTCCTGATCATGATGGCCCCTGCGCTGGTCATCACGCTGAGCGCCTTTCCGATGGAATCCCTACTTTATATGTCAGGCCGCCCGAAAGCCCTGTTTTACTCCCATATCGTCGGCACAGGCGCATACATTGCAGCGCTGGTCTATATGACCCGGCATTTCGGATTATACGGTGCTGGCGCTGCCTTTATCGTGGGACCGCTGCTGCTGTCGCTCTGCTCGCTGATCCCGACGCTCTATTGCTTTTTCAACCGTCGTTCGATCATTCTGCCCACTCCTGTCCAACTTGCTGCTGATGACGCCGAAATGGAAGAGGAGGCTCTCGCGGAAAGCTGA
- a CDS encoding ribonucleotide-diphosphate reductase subunit beta — translation MTMQEHEKFDLLTANPVYKPFRYPWAYDAWLTQQRVHWLPEEVPLADDVKDWHRVLNDGERHLVTQIFRFFTQSDVEVNNCYMKKYSQVFKPTEVLMMLSAFSNIETIHIAAYSHLLDTIGMPESEYSMFLKYKEMKDKYDYMQTFSVDSKHEIAKTLAAFGAFTEGLQLFASFAILLNFPRFNKLKGMGQIVSWSVRDETLHCLSVARLFRTFIHENPEIWTDRLKSEITEICETIVEHEDAFIDLAFEAGPVEGLDADQVKAYIRFIADRRLGQIGLDPIYGALERNPLPWVDDMLNAVEHTNFFENRATEYSRASTDGTWEEAFEADVFG, via the coding sequence ATGACGATGCAGGAACATGAGAAATTCGATCTTCTGACCGCTAATCCGGTCTACAAGCCGTTCCGCTATCCGTGGGCTTACGACGCATGGCTCACACAGCAGCGCGTCCACTGGCTGCCGGAAGAAGTGCCGCTGGCTGATGACGTGAAGGATTGGCATCGCGTTCTCAATGACGGTGAGCGTCATCTGGTTACGCAGATTTTCCGTTTCTTCACGCAGTCCGATGTGGAAGTGAATAACTGCTACATGAAGAAATACAGTCAGGTTTTCAAACCGACTGAAGTTCTCATGATGCTCTCGGCGTTCTCCAATATCGAGACGATCCACATCGCCGCCTACAGCCATCTCCTTGATACGATTGGAATGCCCGAAAGCGAGTATTCCATGTTCCTGAAATACAAGGAGATGAAGGACAAATACGACTACATGCAGACCTTCTCGGTCGACAGCAAGCATGAAATCGCAAAAACACTTGCTGCTTTCGGTGCTTTTACCGAAGGGCTTCAGCTTTTCGCTTCTTTTGCCATCCTGTTGAACTTCCCACGTTTCAACAAGCTCAAGGGTATGGGGCAGATTGTCAGCTGGTCCGTCAGGGACGAGACGCTGCACTGTCTGTCTGTCGCGCGTCTGTTCCGGACCTTCATTCACGAGAACCCGGAAATCTGGACGGACAGGCTCAAGAGCGAAATCACCGAAATTTGCGAGACGATCGTGGAGCACGAGGACGCCTTTATCGATCTGGCGTTTGAAGCCGGGCCGGTTGAAGGTCTGGATGCTGATCAGGTCAAGGCGTACATTCGGTTTATTGCGGATCGCCGTCTGGGACAGATCGGTCTTGATCCGATTTATGGTGCGCTTGAGCGGAACCCGCTGCCGTGGGTGGACGACATGCTCAACGCCGTCGAGCATACGAACTTCTTTGAAAACCGTGCGACCGAGTATAGTCGCGCTTCAACGGATGGAACCTGGGAAGAGGCGTTTGAGGCTGACGTCTTTGGTTGA
- a CDS encoding ribonucleoside-diphosphate reductase subunit alpha, with the protein MSDTLSGSPACNIEDEGSLFEPDMLEDIVQLEGHHPVRVDRSRDSLLTDFGRATLDNRYLLPDEGYQDLFARVASYYGADAAHAQRLYDYISRHWFMPATPVLSNGGTSRGLPISCFLNEASDSLDGIVGLWNENVWLASKGGGIGSYWGNLRSIGENVGRNGKTSGVIPFIRVMDSLTLAISQGSLRRGSAAVYLPVWHPEIEEFIELRRPTGGDPNRKALNLHHGILVTDAFMRAVEADEQWALLSPKDHSVIRKVSARSLWIRILTARMEQGEPYIVYSDHVNNARPEHQKLAGLEVKTSNLCSEITLPTGIDHHGKDRTAVCCLSSLNLETWDDWHDNPQFIEDVMLFLDNVLQDFIDRAPKEMHRAAYAAMRERSVGLGVMGFHSFLQARKVPFESVIAKVWNRKIFKQIREQADAASKALAKTRGPCPDAAEYGFEERFSNKLAIAPTASISIIAGNASPGIEPITANVFLQKTLSGSFSVRNRHLKKLLIEKGQDTDDVWSSITLNQGSVQHLDFLTQDEKDVYKTAFELDQRWVVEHAADRAPFICQAQSVNLFLPANVHKRDLHQIHFQAWKKGVKSLYYCRSLSIQRADTVSNVSRKHEMDLKPQAESGAGPSNYEECLSCQ; encoded by the coding sequence ATGTCTGACACCCTCTCCGGTTCCCCCGCCTGCAATATCGAGGATGAAGGCTCTCTCTTCGAGCCCGATATGCTGGAAGATATCGTGCAACTCGAAGGACATCATCCTGTTCGCGTGGATCGCTCCCGTGATTCGCTGCTGACCGACTTCGGTCGCGCCACGCTGGATAACCGCTATCTGCTGCCAGACGAAGGGTATCAGGATCTCTTCGCCCGTGTTGCGTCCTATTATGGTGCGGACGCTGCCCATGCCCAGCGACTGTACGATTATATTTCCCGCCACTGGTTCATGCCAGCTACTCCGGTTCTGTCGAACGGCGGCACGAGCCGGGGTTTGCCAATTTCATGCTTCCTCAATGAAGCCTCGGACAGTCTCGATGGCATTGTCGGTCTCTGGAACGAGAATGTCTGGCTGGCGTCCAAAGGAGGCGGCATCGGCTCCTACTGGGGTAATCTGCGCTCCATTGGTGAGAATGTCGGCCGTAACGGCAAGACGTCGGGTGTCATTCCGTTTATCCGCGTCATGGACAGCCTGACGCTGGCGATCTCCCAGGGATCATTGCGTCGCGGGTCTGCTGCTGTTTACCTGCCTGTCTGGCACCCCGAGATTGAAGAATTCATCGAGCTTCGTCGTCCGACCGGCGGTGATCCGAACCGTAAGGCGCTCAATCTTCATCACGGCATACTGGTCACCGATGCGTTCATGCGCGCTGTGGAGGCTGATGAGCAGTGGGCGCTGCTCTCCCCCAAGGATCATTCGGTCATCCGCAAGGTATCGGCACGGTCGCTCTGGATTCGTATCCTGACTGCCCGCATGGAGCAGGGCGAACCTTACATCGTCTATTCCGACCATGTGAATAATGCCCGCCCTGAGCACCAGAAGCTGGCTGGTCTGGAGGTCAAGACCTCCAACCTGTGTTCGGAAATCACGCTGCCGACAGGGATTGACCATCACGGCAAGGATCGTACTGCGGTCTGCTGCCTGTCCTCACTCAATCTCGAGACGTGGGACGACTGGCACGATAATCCGCAGTTCATTGAAGATGTGATGCTGTTCCTGGATAATGTGTTGCAGGACTTCATCGATCGTGCGCCGAAGGAAATGCATCGCGCCGCCTATGCGGCGATGCGTGAGCGTTCCGTTGGTCTTGGCGTGATGGGCTTCCACTCCTTTCTGCAGGCGCGGAAGGTTCCGTTCGAAAGCGTCATTGCGAAAGTCTGGAACCGCAAGATCTTCAAGCAGATTCGTGAGCAGGCGGATGCGGCTTCCAAGGCGCTCGCAAAGACACGCGGACCTTGCCCCGATGCGGCCGAGTACGGGTTTGAGGAGCGGTTCTCCAACAAGCTCGCCATCGCCCCGACGGCGTCGATTTCCATTATTGCCGGCAACGCCAGCCCGGGCATTGAGCCGATCACGGCGAACGTCTTCCTCCAGAAGACACTGTCCGGGTCATTTTCTGTCCGTAACCGGCATCTGAAAAAGCTGCTGATTGAAAAGGGGCAGGATACGGACGATGTCTGGTCGTCCATCACCCTGAATCAGGGGAGCGTGCAGCATCTCGACTTTCTCACGCAGGATGAGAAGGATGTCTACAAGACCGCCTTCGAACTCGATCAGCGCTGGGTCGTCGAACATGCCGCGGATCGGGCGCCGTTCATCTGTCAGGCACAGTCGGTCAACCTGTTCCTGCCCGCGAATGTCCATAAGCGTGATCTGCACCAGATTCATTTCCAGGCATGGAAGAAGGGCGTCAAGTCGCTCTACTACTGCCGCTCCCTGTCCATCCAGCGCGCCGACACGGTGAGCAATGTCTCCCGGAAGCATGAGATGGACCTGAAGCCTCAGGCGGAGAGTGGTGCTGGTCCAAGCAATTACGAGGAATGCCTTTCCTGTCAGTGA
- a CDS encoding Gfo/Idh/MocA family protein codes for MVQGDSSSMLRVGLVGCGHFGRFHALKSAAAPRETLVGLFDPDQTKAEALAKEAGTKAFDDLDELLSQVEAVIIAAPAELHFTLAAQALRAGKHVLVEKPMAATLVEADELVTLANNAGKVLQVGHLLRYSAEYEAITARIRRPLYIEATRIAPFKPRGTDVSVILDLMIHDLDLILAIVDSPIAQVDAIGAAVSSEHEDIANARVRFENGCVATITASRISLKTERKMRLFSAEGYLSADFGKRELVMIGREKGMPLPGTGGFRREAASWKEHDSLEAEHRAFAASCLDGVPVKVDAQAGRRALEAALAVGDDIAESRQRMELSGLIGGQVS; via the coding sequence ATGGTTCAGGGCGACTCTTCCTCAATGCTACGGGTAGGGCTTGTAGGATGCGGACATTTCGGACGATTTCACGCCCTGAAATCAGCCGCGGCGCCACGGGAAACGCTGGTGGGGCTGTTCGATCCGGATCAGACGAAGGCTGAAGCGCTGGCGAAAGAAGCTGGCACGAAGGCGTTTGACGATCTCGACGAACTGCTGTCTCAGGTCGAAGCCGTGATCATCGCAGCACCGGCTGAGCTACATTTCACTCTGGCCGCGCAGGCGCTTCGGGCGGGGAAGCATGTGCTGGTCGAAAAGCCGATGGCTGCGACTCTGGTGGAAGCAGACGAACTGGTCACGCTGGCGAACAATGCCGGGAAAGTGCTTCAGGTCGGCCACCTGCTCCGCTACTCGGCGGAATACGAGGCCATCACGGCGCGAATCAGGCGTCCTCTCTATATAGAGGCGACCCGTATTGCGCCCTTCAAGCCGCGCGGCACTGATGTATCGGTGATTCTTGATCTGATGATTCATGATCTCGATCTGATTCTCGCGATTGTCGACAGTCCGATCGCGCAGGTTGATGCGATCGGCGCGGCAGTCAGTTCCGAGCATGAAGACATCGCCAACGCCCGGGTGCGATTCGAGAACGGGTGTGTGGCCACCATCACGGCCAGCCGCATTTCCCTCAAGACCGAGCGCAAGATGAGGCTGTTTTCTGCGGAAGGCTACCTGTCCGCTGATTTCGGCAAGCGTGAACTGGTGATGATCGGACGTGAGAAGGGCATGCCGCTGCCGGGGACCGGAGGATTCCGGCGGGAGGCGGCGTCGTGGAAGGAGCACGATTCTCTCGAAGCCGAGCATCGGGCCTTCGCGGCTTCCTGCCTGGATGGCGTTCCTGTGAAGGTGGACGCTCAGGCTGGACGTCGCGCACTGGAAGCGGCGCTGGCTGTGGGCGACGATATCGCAGAATCGCGCCAGAGAATGGAGCTGTCGGGCCTGATCGGCGGCCAAGTTTCCTGA
- a CDS encoding ABC transporter permease, producing the protein MIEMLTALLTTAVLSGGVLAIASVGEVMAERVGVSNLGVEGLVSVGAATAALTAISTGNPWLALLAASAAGALGGMTFASAAVFVQASQVLCGLAITFLGVGLSAVIGHSVAGMPVPVTFAPVSIPVLSALPIIGPAFFAQNLLIVPAYFLVPAFCHWLLFHTRHGLNMRAVGENPAAADAAGIPVKAIRFWYVTLGAALAGAAGAYLSLAVIPSWSEGMVAGRGWIALALVIFAGFRPFNAAAGGLLFGLISAIGFLGQARGWPIAAPVLNMLPYLGTLAFIMLPAVFRRKGRRGGQAPAALGLPYFRSVR; encoded by the coding sequence ATGATCGAGATGCTGACGGCTCTTCTGACAACCGCCGTCCTGTCGGGCGGTGTTCTGGCCATCGCGTCTGTGGGCGAAGTCATGGCCGAACGCGTGGGAGTGAGCAATCTGGGTGTGGAAGGGCTGGTTTCAGTCGGAGCGGCTACTGCTGCTCTGACCGCGATCTCGACCGGCAATCCCTGGCTCGCCCTGCTGGCGGCGTCCGCTGCCGGAGCGCTGGGAGGCATGACATTCGCCAGCGCCGCCGTCTTTGTGCAGGCCAGTCAGGTTCTCTGCGGACTGGCGATAACTTTCCTCGGGGTTGGTCTGTCCGCCGTGATCGGCCATTCGGTGGCAGGCATGCCGGTTCCTGTAACGTTTGCGCCCGTGTCGATTCCCGTCCTGTCGGCGCTGCCGATCATTGGCCCTGCGTTTTTCGCCCAGAATCTGCTGATCGTTCCGGCCTATTTTCTGGTGCCTGCGTTTTGTCACTGGCTGCTGTTTCACACGCGTCACGGGCTGAATATGCGCGCCGTGGGTGAAAATCCTGCTGCTGCGGACGCGGCGGGCATCCCGGTCAAAGCCATTCGCTTCTGGTATGTCACGCTGGGCGCAGCGCTGGCGGGTGCGGCGGGAGCATATCTCAGCCTGGCGGTCATTCCGAGCTGGTCGGAAGGCATGGTTGCGGGGCGTGGCTGGATCGCGCTCGCTCTGGTCATTTTTGCCGGTTTCAGGCCGTTCAATGCGGCGGCCGGAGGACTTCTGTTCGGTCTCATCAGCGCCATAGGGTTTCTGGGGCAGGCGAGGGGGTGGCCTATCGCCGCGCCGGTCCTGAACATGCTGCCTTATCTGGGAACATTGGCTTTCATCATGCTGCCTGCTGTGTTCAGACGGAAAGGCCGTCGTGGCGGGCAGGCTCCAGCGGCGCTGGGACTGCCTTATTTCCGGAGTGTTCGGTGA